From Gimesia panareensis, the proteins below share one genomic window:
- a CDS encoding alkaline phosphatase D family protein, translating to MQSLTRRMALKLFALGTTFFGLKKSKNLAAAETGSDAPVIGRWKKTHDRVWLGEEFWANPMEDWRIVDGAAECMSTGGSRNIQLLTYQLTNPKAPFTMSVHASQVEVKQQDGGVGFRIGVKSDINEYRSNCFAKSGIKAGILNGKLILGNKEQKLKQPVNLKDCVLTVVGKPEGEKYSLTLMVSGSESDKPLDTISHTFPLQAVLGNVAVVSNFDPRFKRMIGARYRFSDWSVSGDAFTVSPEHKFGPILWSMYTLSDSRGDEGFVMKISALTGPLGEKDNKDVELLIQQDGSWKSLGTAPLDTDAWTATFRIANWNEKEATPFKLVYKEQHTDGSETVAERTGIIRSNPSGRPLKLGALTCQKDYGFPYEPVANNLLKVDPDLLYFSGDQLYEDHGGFGLIRDPAEPAILNYLRKFYMHGMAFGEAMRDRPTVCIPDDHDVFQGNIWGEGGMKMKEGTTSSNGGYREPARMVNVVHKTCAGHHPDYYDPTPCLQGISVYYGDMVYGDVGFAILGDRQFKSGPEHVDSGSGRADHVTDANFDTSKLDKPGLELLGDRQEKFLEHWCDDWRGHKLKVLLSQTVFAGVATHHGGYNGYLKADLDSGSWPQTARNRAVKIIRKGMPLHINGDQHLTTLSQYGADEQRDGCWSFCTPAISAGYPRWWRPDEVGMEHENRPKHDLPNTGEYIDGFGNKVYVYAVGNPEPASEKNRYDLAHQKGSGFGLVLIDPKAKTYEIHSYRFLVDATDGKASNEFPGWPVTLHQKENGGETRLIS from the coding sequence ATGCAATCATTGACCCGACGCATGGCGCTGAAACTGTTTGCCCTGGGTACCACTTTTTTTGGTCTGAAAAAATCAAAGAATTTGGCCGCAGCAGAGACAGGCAGCGACGCCCCCGTGATCGGCCGCTGGAAAAAAACACATGACCGGGTCTGGCTGGGAGAAGAGTTCTGGGCCAATCCAATGGAAGACTGGCGGATTGTGGACGGAGCCGCAGAGTGTATGTCGACCGGCGGCAGTCGCAATATTCAACTGCTGACGTACCAGCTGACAAATCCCAAAGCACCGTTCACCATGTCTGTCCACGCCAGTCAGGTCGAGGTCAAACAGCAGGATGGCGGCGTCGGTTTTCGTATCGGTGTGAAAAGTGATATTAACGAATACCGCAGCAACTGTTTTGCGAAGAGCGGGATCAAAGCCGGTATCCTGAATGGCAAACTGATCCTGGGGAATAAGGAACAGAAACTCAAGCAGCCGGTCAATCTGAAAGACTGCGTCTTGACCGTGGTCGGTAAACCCGAAGGTGAAAAGTATTCGCTGACACTGATGGTCAGCGGTTCCGAATCGGATAAGCCACTGGATACGATTTCGCATACATTCCCGCTGCAGGCTGTGCTGGGAAATGTGGCGGTGGTCAGCAATTTCGATCCCCGCTTCAAACGGATGATTGGCGCCCGCTATCGCTTCAGCGACTGGTCGGTTTCCGGAGATGCCTTCACGGTCAGCCCCGAACACAAATTTGGACCGATCCTCTGGTCCATGTATACGTTGAGCGACTCCCGCGGGGACGAGGGTTTCGTGATGAAGATCAGCGCCCTGACCGGACCGCTGGGTGAGAAGGACAACAAAGATGTCGAGCTGCTGATTCAACAGGACGGTAGCTGGAAGTCCCTGGGAACAGCGCCGCTGGATACCGATGCGTGGACGGCCACCTTCCGAATTGCCAACTGGAATGAAAAAGAAGCCACGCCATTCAAACTGGTTTATAAAGAACAGCATACAGACGGTTCCGAAACGGTTGCTGAACGGACCGGTATTATTCGCTCCAATCCGTCCGGACGTCCGCTCAAGCTGGGAGCGTTGACCTGTCAGAAGGATTACGGCTTTCCCTATGAACCGGTGGCAAACAATCTGCTCAAAGTCGATCCCGATCTGCTGTACTTTTCCGGTGACCAGTTATACGAAGATCATGGCGGTTTCGGTCTGATCCGTGATCCCGCTGAACCTGCGATCCTGAACTACCTGCGCAAATTCTACATGCACGGCATGGCCTTCGGAGAAGCGATGCGGGACCGGCCCACGGTCTGCATTCCCGACGACCACGATGTGTTCCAGGGGAACATCTGGGGCGAAGGGGGCATGAAGATGAAAGAGGGAACGACATCTTCTAACGGTGGTTATCGCGAACCGGCACGGATGGTTAACGTGGTTCACAAGACCTGTGCCGGACATCATCCCGATTATTATGATCCGACTCCCTGTTTGCAGGGCATCAGCGTTTACTACGGCGATATGGTGTATGGGGACGTCGGCTTCGCCATTCTGGGAGACCGCCAGTTCAAGAGCGGCCCCGAACACGTGGATTCCGGCAGCGGCCGAGCCGACCATGTCACCGATGCCAACTTTGATACATCGAAACTGGATAAACCGGGTCTCGAACTGCTGGGCGATCGTCAGGAAAAATTCCTGGAGCACTGGTGCGATGACTGGCGGGGACACAAGCTCAAAGTCCTGTTGAGCCAGACCGTGTTTGCCGGGGTTGCGACCCACCATGGTGGTTATAATGGCTACCTCAAAGCCGATCTGGACAGTGGCAGTTGGCCTCAAACCGCCCGTAATCGAGCTGTAAAGATTATCCGTAAAGGGATGCCATTACACATCAATGGGGATCAACACCTGACAACGCTCTCTCAATATGGCGCCGATGAGCAGCGCGACGGCTGCTGGTCGTTCTGTACGCCTGCAATCTCAGCCGGCTACCCCCGCTGGTGGCGTCCAGATGAAGTCGGGATGGAGCACGAGAACCGCCCGAAACACGATCTCCCCAACACGGGAGAATACATCGACGGATTCGGCAACAAGGTGTATGTCTATGCGGTTGGGAATCCGGAACCAGCCTCAGAGAAAAACCGCTACGACCTGGCACACCAGAAAGGGAGCGGTTTCGGGCTGGTGTTGATAGACCCCAAAGCAAAAACCTACGAGATCCATTCCTATCGCTTCCTGGTGGATGCGACCGACGGGAAAGCCTCTAACGAATTTCCCGGCTGGCCCGTTACGCTTCACCAGAAAGAAAACGGAGGTGAAACCAGACTCATCAGCTGA